The window AGGGCAAGTGCCTGGTCGGGCGCGAAGCGTTCCATGAGCACCACCGTGCCTCCGGCCAGCAGCGTTCCGTTGATGGCCACGTTGCCGTAGACGTGGGTTGCCGGGAGCGCGGTGACGACGACATCTCTGCTGGTGTGCCCGTGCATGGTCGCAGTGAGTGCACAGTTGAGCAGGACGGCGCGATGCGACTGCATGGCACCCTTGGGATGGCCGGTGGTGACGGAGGTGTAGCCGATGGTGGACAGCGAGGTCGGCTCGACCAGTGTCGGTTGCTCGAGCGGTTCTTCGGCGAACGGCCGACTGAATGCGTCTTCGTCCGTTCCGTCGAGCGCCAGCACGCATTGCACGCTGTCGATCTCCGAGGTGAGCGTACGCAAATCCGGCAGCCGCTCGGCCGCGGTGAGGACTGCGACAGCCTGGCAGTCGTTCAGGACGAATGCCACTTCAGGCGGAGTGAGCATGACGTTGATCGGGTTGACCACCGCGCCGGCGCGCAGGATCGCGTGGTACGCGACAATCCACTGCCAGCTGTTCGGGCCGTACAGGGAGACCGTCCGTCCCGGCGTGATCCCTCTACGCCGTAGCCCGTTGGCTGCCCGGCTGGTCAGGTCGTCGAGTTCGGCGAACGTCAGCGTTCTTGTCGGGGTGACCAGAGCAGTCTTGTCCGCGTACCGGGAGGCCGCGTACGGCACGATGTCCCCGGGGCGGTTCAATGCGTTCATGCTGGGAACCTCACAACGGCCTTGGTCACTTTGCCGTGGTGTGCGGAGTCGATCGCCTCGTTGATCTCGGCGAGCGGGAAGACCTGGAGGAGCCGGTCGAACGGGAACTTGCCCTCTCGGTACAGCGAGATCATGCGCGGAATGAACTCGTCCGGGTCGGCGTCGCCTTCGATGACTCCGACCAGGGAGCGGCCGAAAAGCAGATGGCCCTGGTTGATGGTGATCTCGTTGTCGGCGCCCTGGAAACCAACCGAGGCGCAGATGCCGGGGGACTTCAGGCATTCCAGTGCCTGCTGTACGACGGCGGGGAAGCCGATGCAGTCGACTGAATAGTCAGCTCCGCCCTCGGTGATGCGTGTGATGGCCTCGACAGGATCCTCATGCTTGGGATCGACGGCGTGGGTGGCGCCGAGTTCCAGGGCCAGCTCACGTCGGCTGAGCTGCGGGTCGACAGCGATGATGGTCGGGCAGCCGGCCACCTTCGCCGCCATGATCGCCGACAGGCCGACCGATCCGGCGGCGAAGACGACAAGAGCTGCCCGGCGCCGGATCAAGGGTGTTCAGCACCACACCGGCTCCGGTCTGGATGCCACAGCCCAGCGGGCCGAGCAGCTCCAGCGGCAGATCGCGGTCCACCTTCACGATGTTGCGAGGCGTCGTGATCACGTGCGCCGACCAGGAGGACTGGCCGAAGAAGTGGCCGTGTACGGGCAGGCCTGCCGCGCTGTAGGCGGTGGTGCCGTCGGCGCGGGCGCCCCCGAAGTTCAGGGCCATGAAGTCGCGGCAATGGACGAGCGTGCCGGTCTTGCAATTGGTACAGGTTCCGCAGTAGGCGTAGCTGAGCACGACGTGGTCACCGACCGCCACATCGGTGACGGCCGCGCCGACCTGCTCCACGATGCCGGAACCTTCGTGGCCCAGGATGAGCGGCAGCTGTCCCGCTTCGGCGGCCGCGATCACTCCGAGGTCGGTGTGGCAGATCCCGGAGGCGGTCACTTTGACCAGCACCTCGTCGTCCCGCGGTGCCTCCACCTCGATGGTCTCGATGGACAGGGGCGCCGCAGTCGAGCGCAGTACGGCGGCAGTGGTCTGTGGCATCAGACGGCTCCCTCGGTCTTGTTGAGGGTGATGGTCTGCCAGTTGGTGTACTCGGTGAGACCGTGCAGGGAGTTCTCGGCCCCGATACCCGACTGCTTGTGCCCGCCGAACACCTGGTGGGGCGAGTACTGGTGTACCTCGTTGAGCCACACCGTGCCCGCGTCGATCTGCCGGCCGATCCGCTGGACCGCCTCAAGGTCCTTGCCCCAGACGGTGGCGCCCAGACCGAAAGGAGTGTCGTTGGCGCGGGCGATCACGTCTTCCTCGTCACGCCACTTCAGCAGCGGGAGGATCGGCCCGAACGGCTCTTCCTGCACCAGCCGGGAGTCCTCGGGCGGGTTGTCGACCAGGGTGACCGGGACGAACCAACCCGGTGCCGAGTCGTCGATCTCACCCCCGAGGGCGAACGTGTATCCGTTGTCCTTGCAGTCCGCGAAGTACTCCTTGACCTTCTCGAACTGGGGCGCGTTCTGGATGGGGCCCAGCTGAGTGTCAGCCTCGGCGCCGTCGCCGACCCTGACGGTGCGGGCGTAGTCGACGAGCGCGTCGCGTACCTCGTCGTAGACGTCCTCGTGGATGTAGAGCCGCTTGCTGGCGTTGCAGAACTGGGCGTTGTTCTGGAAGGCCGCCCAGAACAGCTGCGGTGCCACCTTGGCGGGGTCGACATCCGGCAGGACGATCGCCGGGTCGTTGCCGCCCAGTTCGAGGGTCAGACGCTTGAGGTTGCCCGCCGCCGACCGCATGACGTGCTTGCCGGTCTCGGTGCTGCCGGTGAAGGCGATCTTGTCGATGCCCGGGTGGTTGGTGATCCGCTTGCCCAGGTCGTCATCGCCGGAGAGGGCACTGAGCACGCCCGGGGGCAGCAGGTCCTGCATGACCTCGACGAGCTTGAGGTCGCACAGTGGCGTGAAGGGAGAGGGCTTGACGATCATGGTGTTGCCGGCGACGAGCGCGGGAGCGATCTTCCACACCATCAGCAGGATGGGGAAGTTCCAGGGCACGATCGCGCCGACGACACCGACCGGGGTGTAGCGGGTCACGACCCGGCGCGAGTCGTTGTCTTCGACGACCTCGTCGAGCAGGGACTGCTTGGCGAGGTCGCGGAACCAGGCGACGGAGCCGTACACCTCCCACTCGGCCCCGGCGCGCGGCTTGCCCTGCTCCTTCGTCAGCAGAGCGATGAACTCCTCGGCGCTCGGCTGACACGGTGGCCCGTACGACCACCAACTCGTCATCAACTACGACGCCTTCGGCCTTGTGGAACCACAGGTCCCGGAGGAGCACATCACTCACGGCCGTTCATGTCGCGCTTGTGGTGACCCTCCGTGGCTCCGGCACTGAAAGTAATCCAGAACCACGATTCAGTCGTTACCGACAGCGTGTACCACCATGAGACGAAGAATCTACTGGGACGACCGCCCACCGAAATCAAATCCCGGCCCCGCGCTCACCCGCCCGGCAACCGAGTCGCATCGACCGGTTTGGCCTTCGTTCGAGTCGCCTGCCGCAGCGCAGCTCTGGGCCCGATCCGCCCCTGATGCCCGAGTTCTACGGAGCGTAGTCAGCACCAAGTCAGCACGGGAGAGACGAACACGGGTGATGACATGGGAATTTAGTCAGCACGAAACCAGCACGGGAGTCAGCACACCACCGTCAAATCACCCCCAACTACACTTCCCGGACAGCGCAAATTTCGCCAGTCTCCAAGCCCCTCAGCCGCCGCTCCGCGAGCCGGCATGGTGGTCCAACGCATAGCCACGCCCCGAACTATGTCGTCCCACCACATGTGCGCCTGACCTGCACGTTTCTACGGTGTGCCAACACGTACCCGTCCCCACCGCACACGAGGAAGTGGCGCACATGGCCTCCGGAACCACCGCTCCCCCACCACCCGGCAACCTCAAGCGCATCGTCGCCGCCAGCCTCATCGGCACCACCATCGAGTGGTACGACTTCTTCCTCTACGGCTCCGCCGCCGCCCTCGTCTTCAACAAGCTGTTCTTCCCGGACTCCGACCCGCTCGTCGGCACACTGCTGTCCTTCCTGACGTACGCCGTCGGATTCGCCGCCCGGCCGCTGGGAGCACTGGTCTTCGGGCACTACGGCGACCGTCTCGGCCGCAAGAAGTTGCTGGTGCTGAGCCTGCTGCTGATGGGTGGGGCTACCTTCGCGATCGGGCTGCTGCCGACGCACGCGACCGTCGGGGCAGCCGCGCCCGTGCTGTTGACCGTGCTGCGCCTGGTGCAGGGCTTCGCCCTCGGTGGTGAGTGGGGCGGGGCCGTGCTGCTGGTGTCCGAGCACGGGGACGCGCGGCGACGCGGCTTCTGGGCCTCGTGGCCGCAGACCGGAGCGCCCGCGGGCCAGTTGCTGGCAACCGGCGTGCTGTCCCTTCTGACGGCCCTGCTGTCGGACGGCGCCTTCACCACATGGGGCTGGCGGATACCGTTCCTGCTCTCGGGTGTGCTGGTGATCGTCGGTT of the Streptomyces sp. T12 genome contains:
- a CDS encoding alcohol dehydrogenase catalytic domain-containing protein, producing MPQTTAAVLRSTAAPLSIETIEVEAPRDDEVLVKVTASGICHTDLGVIAAAEAGQLPLILGHEGSGIVEQVGAAVTDVAVGDHVVLSYAYCGTCTNCKTGTLVHCRDFMALNFGGARADGTTAYSAAGLPVHGHFFGQSSWSAHVITTPRNIVKVDRDLPLELLGPLGCGIQTGAGVVLNTLDPAPGSSCRLRRRIGRPVGDHGGEGGRLPDHHRCRPAAQPT
- a CDS encoding zinc-binding dehydrogenase → MAAKVAGCPTIIAVDPQLSRRELALELGATHAVDPKHEDPVEAITRITEGGADYSVDCIGFPAVVQQALECLKSPGICASVGFQGADNEITINQGHLLFGRSLVGVIEGDADPDEFIPRMISLYREGKFPFDRLLQVFPLAEINEAIDSAHHGKVTKAVVRFPA
- a CDS encoding aldehyde dehydrogenase family protein; its protein translation is MTSWWSYGPPCQPSAEEFIALLTKEQGKPRAGAEWEVYGSVAWFRDLAKQSLLDEVVEDNDSRRVVTRYTPVGVVGAIVPWNFPILLMVWKIAPALVAGNTMIVKPSPFTPLCDLKLVEVMQDLLPPGVLSALSGDDDLGKRITNHPGIDKIAFTGSTETGKHVMRSAAGNLKRLTLELGGNDPAIVLPDVDPAKVAPQLFWAAFQNNAQFCNASKRLYIHEDVYDEVRDALVDYARTVRVGDGAEADTQLGPIQNAPQFEKVKEYFADCKDNGYTFALGGEIDDSAPGWFVPVTLVDNPPEDSRLVQEEPFGPILPLLKWRDEEDVIARANDTPFGLGATVWGKDLEAVQRIGRQIDAGTVWLNEVHQYSPHQVFGGHKQSGIGAENSLHGLTEYTNWQTITLNKTEGAV